Proteins from a genomic interval of Tissierellales bacterium:
- a CDS encoding rhodanese-like domain-containing protein: protein DEEKAKIDAIMDKLDGDDPIVVICPGGKGGAQNTVNHLKSKGIAEERLFILENGQGGWPYEELLEK, encoded by the coding sequence GACGAAGAAAAAGCTAAAATTGATGCTATAATGGACAAATTAGATGGTGACGATCCTATCGTTGTAATCTGTCCTGGCGGAAAAGGTGGAGCTCAAAATACTGTTAATCACCTTAAATCAAAAGGCATCGCAGAAGAGCGTTTATTTATCTTAGAAAATGGTCAAGGTGGATGGCCATATGAAGAATTATTAG